A single genomic interval of Anthonomus grandis grandis chromosome 17, icAntGran1.3, whole genome shotgun sequence harbors:
- the LOC126746258 gene encoding 26S proteasome non-ATPase regulatory subunit 11, whose protein sequence is MAGATLFERSQSVRSQHENLLKLKRDQEDDENDEKRIQNKEQDILNLGEKYKKEGKAKELADLIKQTRPFLSQISKAKAAKLVRSLVDFFLDLEAGIGIEVQLCKECIEWAKEEKRTFLRQSLEARLVALYFDTGMFTEALQLGSTLLRELKKLDDKNLLVEVQLLESKTYHALSNLPKARAALTSARTTANAIYCPPKIQAALDLQSGILHAADEKDFKTAYSYFYEAFEGFDSVESPKALTALKYMLLSKIMLNTPEDVQQIVSGKLAIKYAGRDIDAMKAVAQASHKRSLADFQQAVKNFKRELEDDVIVRAHLGTLYDNMLEQNLCRIIEPYSRVQVDYIAKSIKLPMPQVEKKLSQMILDAKFHGILDQGEGVLIVFEETPVDKTYEMALETIQSMSKVVDTLYQKAKKLS, encoded by the exons ATGGCGGGTGCTACGTTGTTTGAGCGATCCCAATCGGTGCGTTCCCAACACGAAAATCTACTGAAATTAAAACGTGACCAGGAAGACGACGAAAACGATGAAAAACGTATCCAGAACAAGGAGCAGGACATCCTCAACCTCGGGGAGAAGTACAAGAAGGAGGGTAAGGCCAAAGAACTGGCCGACCTCATAAAACAGACCCGTCCGTTTCTCAGCCAAATAAGTAAAGCCAAGGCGGCTAAACTGGTGAGGTCTTTGGTGGACTTCTTTTTGGATTTGGAGGCGGGTATCGGGATCGAGGTACAGCTCTGTAAAGAATGCATTGAATGGGCCAAAGAGGAGAAAAGAACTTTCCTCAGGCAGTCACTGGAGGCAAGGTTAGTGGCCTTATATTTCGACACAGGTATGTTCACCGAGGCCCTACAGTTGGGCAGCACACTCCTGAGGGAATTGAAAAAGTTGGATGACAAGAATCTGCTGGTAGAAGTCCAATTGTTAGAGAGTAAAACTTACCATGCCCTAAGTAACTTACCCAAGGCGAGAGCTGCCCTAACATCAGCCCGTACAACGGCCAACGCGATTTATTGTCCCCCAAAAATCCAAGCCGCCCTCGATTTACAGTCTGGCATCCTGCATGCTGCCGACgagaaagattttaaaacgGCATATTCATACTTTTATGAGGCTTTCGAAGGGTTCGACAGTGTCGAATCCCCAAAAGCTTTAACAGCCTTAAAATACATGCTCCTGTCGAAAATTATGCTTAATACCCCCGAGGATGTGCAGCAAATTGTCAGTGGAAAATTGGCTATCAAGTATGCGGGTCGGGATATCGATGCAATGAAGGCAGTGGCCCAAGCATCTCATAAAAGGTCTTTGGCCGATTTTCAGCAAGCAGTCAAGAACTTTAAGAGGGAGTTGGAGGATGATGTGATCGTTAGGGCACATTTGGGCACTTTATATGATAACATGCTCGAGCAGAACCTGTGCAGGATCATCGAACCTTATAGCAGGGTACAGGTGGATTATATTGCCAAGAGTATTAAGTTGCCCATGCCCCAAGTGGAGAAGAAGCTGTCTCAGATGATTTTGGATGCCAAGTTTCATGGGATTTTAGATCAAGGAGAAG GTGTTTTGATTGTCTTTGAGGAGACCCCGGTAGACAAAACGTACGAGATGGCCCTAGAAACGATCCAGAGCATGAGCAAAGTAGTCGACACACTCTATCAAAAAGCTAAAAAGTTGTCATAG